The DNA window gaagttaaacacaatgtacacaacgtattgagtggctcgcttatcttagtcatgttcctatgtcagtttcttgaggatccagttatgtcagtttcttgaggataaagatatcgatatccattcaaaggaaaaaatcgattatcagttaaataaataacgtcatgacgtgtatgatgaatcctagaaataaatagggaatgtcaataaactcgaccattcccgattcatatttggcagttctggtcgttttgtaaatcttgttttcgactaacagtaaaaccattttgattccgaagtatgttttagaagggtgcatgttttttcgtgcacttatttaaaaaaacgctttgaatccatctaccagtgtgatgagacatttttataactgttttcgaatattatatcggttgagaacttttagaacatgatatttcgagaaattttgaaagtgaaattaaatcagttgaaaagttatagaaaatagccttttaaaatgaacggacaatcgaattattactaatactttatgaatacattatctaagttcttcattcaatgcaatatgtatgcaaaaagttaaaaactggatttcccttgagaactgggccaaaaaatcgaaaaaaatgtgttggcgatccgagaactagaacagaaattgtaacccttggacctctgaagtgcatgcgtacaaaatgctatagtctaatgtttgttttcattcatttcatttaataattttcagttgagcaattctgtcgcaaactgcattgtggagcgagggtcataacttcctaaatttaagtgttcctattaatttagtacactctctgtaacataaactactctaacgaatgaacgaatgggagtaggttcgataaattttgaaagaagccgttaaatcaaccacttaagggattacaccaccgcaaaattaaaaaaaaatcgaaattgatcttgattgattttattattccatatcaacattttaatagggctaataagatttgtgaacaaacttttgttttgctgatttctcttaatttgttatcatttcaacacagaaaacatttgaaatcgattctaccaagggcaaagatgttgattcatgtgtatttttcataaaatttaactctgtagcggaaaaatgagcgaaataagtttgtttacaaaagtctcattagcccttttgaagaattaccaTTGTATTGATCTTGaaatatgggtcttcaaaataatatatcaaaatatggaatgcgacaaaaagcgaataataatagaaagacagtattcgaaaaagttcgagtttagaacgactttcattctacttggagttatttatttcgattctcattttccgagatttcccttacataaagcatttcggctataactgattcaaaaaaaaaaacagggggccctaaagatttctttctcttattttttattagtaaaagtcaaataaggcaagattacatcatggagaagataaaccaaattttgtccttttcagaagttggaatatccttctcattatttatcacaaaacacatgtacaggagtcagtaaataaatttcataaaagtggaacatgtaataagtttgacacttcatttattaagtgaacagattctgtcgaaaatgtttgaaaataaatattttgtctcttgtgattaggtaatcaaccaataaacttataaaacaatattataaaaatcatttggaagctttcctcttggtttggtacagatgccaagaaattataattcaattaatgacaataattatggattcaagtatgtaggtatttgttaataaattcatttggtaaaattaaaaataacgtttaacacacaaatcatcgcatattattgagtgaatatgactagccgattaaggaatgttgcgcaagaacgttagaaaccgcaacaagttgaaaacaaaggccaacggactacgcctaactacccctcagtggatgcaaataactgaagttcgccgtctaactgaactcggacgtcagcagtgagattccatccgaaaattgttctttttaggaagaatttgttttagatagggagattattaagagaggggtaatggttttagcgttaaaaacactatttgcgattttttagaaatttgggcgaagcgaattgatcaaaacttttgtacattataatgtatcatttcatccaaaagagtcatttcaccaaaaaacattttttcgcgctgaaacccttacccccttaaacatactttatacatcttcacctaaactccttggcagggaaaatatactccgattgaagaagaaaagacgagtttgcaatcaaagtagctagtaaacataattgtattccgaaaaaaagaatttgaatttcactaccactacgctcattcaaactcatggctcataaattggtaaggtatgcgacgcacctaatccctaaatcctaaattataatcttaaaataatccattttatttatactcaaaataagatttacagtttatgattttaagacagatagtcacgtagcgaacatgttcgcggtggcctcatgatgctgatgcttgaagcgatataaaacttcgatgttcgcgattctcaaataaacgaggcattcgctttatatgtgttcaccgaatatcgcttcgaaactctgtggaaatgttccaaaaacgcaaaaaccacgagccaagagcttacctcgtgttcgacgatgtgtgcttctaaggttaatgtgaactttttcgaacattgtaaagagcgaactagatgcgaagctcgcttcgtccgagcagagataagttttacccctaaatgttcgcagcgattgtgtcaaactcatcgattgcatgtggtatgcttgagaaggtgcttcgtgaagcttcgaacagcaatcaattcatttttcgaaattttcctgccctggctacggctggtggtgttgctgcaatcggtttgccttcgaccacgttggacattcggctaacgggaatattcagcgattccgattcgaaggaagctgcGTCAgttgcagactgcttcggttcagcaatactctccggtatcggacgaagctaacactccggcaggacgaaggtttcaatgagaagctcaggcataagtagcagagtccttgcacttactgcttgtcgagtgaacaattccgacgaaaccactgccactctcgccaagtttgatcaccgtaataagtgcgacgtcagcggtatagtgccaggaatagtcaagaagagtgccaggactgacttgccgagagctacaagattaaatagcagagcgtttttaaagtgaccgtagtataacgtagaggctttaggcagatgatttattcagcagaataagatagcaaaattatccAAAACATAAGatctggctgccgaagtgaatccacacacatcatcacctacagaggcaagcaatattggaacgcagcgaaattcctcacaatgaattgacctcgttcgatgaaattccaggaagtacaattttcatagcataatttaatcgaccgaaattgtagtcctcagccgAGAAAGAGACTGATagggtagcagcagctaggaattttctttcgaaagctagcagtggTTTCGCGTATCTTGctctaagtagagagcgttaagaccggcgacacatatattcacaacatactaattacttatccttccgaaaaagtaaataaatttactatgaaatttatcattcgctgcctagttatttcgtgccaatttgaacaagacagcagatagctttattgcggtgccaaaatgatggcaactcgggatataatataaatttacatataatttctcctacCTGATATTCTATCAGAATGTTTAATGCTGTGCATTATTATCACtccaatcaaatccttcttactccttatcgtcagtgccaagcgctattttgcatttgccggctaaatcaacgacaatgcgataatcgacgaaacCTTTGCTGTAATGgtacttgaacacgaataataaataattgttccattcgaaagagaTAACCTTGTtatcctcatgtttgcagctatcattcgctggtaggcattctgaccaatgcaaaacgttcttcgatatgggcattgaacgatcaaaatcatttcaacaacttatcacagagaacagacatcaatgatcgaacaaaaatatttaaaaaacgtgtgtaaacacttgaattaatatactaaacaCACTAGCgtcgccacaccaacctatcccaactatctgtcaaatcgattccggaaccggttcgaaatcctggatggattcagcatggaatctagctcaaagaaaacaaccgattccgactctatcggttgacgcatttgagctggaattcatgctggaaatccgaatcggttccggattagtttgactgggtagaggaataaccgttgtcatttctgtcgcactcagccacaaaaaaacatgacgacagtagcgcacctggtttagatatccaaactaccttcgaaaccgttagagattttacacaagttgaatgctgaagatggacgtctgttctctgtgaacttatcatcgaccgaattcgttacctataaagttcaggtaaacttcaccacctaaaaatgaataatcaatcggatcatcttgttaggaattaacccacgagcaaacaaacaaatgtgtacaaatgtgATAaggatccatcatccagaaagcaatcgttttatagcccaatacttgatcttgcgattcatgtatgtatgaaccaggttaccattgttccaatcctcatccctcttgagttgatcttctttcaaagagcatcgaaagtattcaagtaatgtaaattttaaaagtccgtgtaaacaagtcttaggtaaacaagcacaccgaaactgtcagaaaagtgaggttatacattttcatacaatgctctatatttttgacaggtatatgaatgaatcatttcagcatcagtgatgccaggtctatttaaacaatagcctgcagtaaaaatataaaagtctgcagattgctacaaaaatcttcaataaatgcgacgtagaaatttagtatgtatataatttaaatgatcaaaaatgttgaaggctggtgtataaattggctggcataggcttttttctgctaaatatttgtaatctgcaaaagatctgcagtaaaaatgcaaaatctgcagatttactaatatatatatgtagatctggcatccttttagtattccccacaggaaattcatccaaatggtgtaaaaatacggggaaacaaggcaagataggtattcagaatatggggttaaatgagcagcttgcactatttttgattttttcaatagttagaggtaccaaatcatcgcggcaataggcagtaacaaattggggataaaaaaggaagcatcctatcatataaaattttttgacgagaaaggtctattaccagagatcatcaaaatgttttgtgGCTAATGTtgtaattcagcaaaaaaacaaaacaattgatcgcaacaaataaaatcgctttcttcaacgaatcgtGGACAAGAAAAATCTAAATGCCAAATTTAATGGAACATTGCCTAATGacgtcaaataaaaatgaaagcctagcgagcttgttaatacaagatattcgcatttaaaagtaaaccaaatcaagtttctcatactgtggtcgaataaaaaaaaaattctaagcctatgtaaacaagctctgcgaaatgtcaaaaaagtgaggttaaacattttcatccgATGCATCCAATGTTCTACAGCGAGAGgttcattttagtttgtttacattgctaacGAATTTTGTGCTgcgattcaccacttcatttaccgcgttgccaagaacttaagtgaaaatattcaaaacagtgctgcccaaacgcacattttaagtcccaccattcttgcagaggtgaaaaaaatattcaacattcttgcatatttcaaattttaaaaaatcattaaaaaatcatgatagctcctaaaaatctcatttttacgGAAATGCTCTTATAATTgtgtaatctttcgattaaaaataagaaaaacaggtgttaggtctgacgagaaaggtctattcacagcctcctggcaaccctataccatcatatggagtttgacagcgaccgacatatatggggcgttatagctataaagccccaaacaaagaattatgttcggcactatgctcgatattcaagcattccacacgacgttttgcatcttgtgggatgatttaatatcatatcattcagaaaatcgacattttgtaactaaatacagcttctaatcattcggttcaaaatcaatgttttgcctttcatgtcagtgatgctggctgtacagagacgtcgtccttgacagggggctgatAATTCACTCATTTTTTGACGTTTTAGCCGTATACTCGAAGATGTGCAAAACGTAGATATAAAATGAGTATTCGATATTTACCgtgtatccaaacgaacatgaaatttctcgacaaacatatgattacggcctaaaagccaactgtcaaaatccactttgaatggaaattcccaggagggtgtcactcctgtcatccgctatggagatatacggactttgacagtagtcaacatcccactgagacgtccaaaaaattgtttcaaaatcgttcaacacgggtccaacgatggacgttcgttgaacggttatttggacgttgtccaaattggtccaacgaatgtccttcattggacgattttgaaaccaaccgttcttagagggatatgatgggcctagctgcatctaggcccacgtcgcccgtgcaatagcattcccagtaaagttcagccggaaatgaactggaattctggctggttccagttcgtattccggctccagtgcaacaaccgattctaactagaatcggttgtgtcactggagccggaatacgaactggaaccagccagaattccggttcatttccggctgagcttaactgggtcgggttgttttgattttaacaaaggcagatgttggctaggacaaaatggctgcctagcagggggctggaaattccagacaaaccgttactagtcgaacacagttcacaacagcttatgaaagagaaaacttttctctttcgtttactaccaacattgtgattggcgtgtaatggtttgtccggaatttccattcaaagtggattttgacagttgacttttaggccgtaatcacatgtttgtcgagaatttgacgtatttctattgtgtatacgtcaaattccatgttcgtttggatacgtcatggcctcttggtcacactctaactagagtgctctagtgcAGATCAGATGTTGACGAAAGCGAAAAAATCGTGGCTAACCCATCACATGACGAGAAAACCATAATAAACACTTgataatattatttattttcaaagataactttaaattgctctttgaaaattatttcatagaaTGAGTGGAGCAGGTAAATATCATTAACAACCAAAAATGTATGGTTTGATCATTAAGTGAACCAAAAATATCTCAAATGAAtgaattttgtattttatgCGCGATATCCCTTTCATTTTTCCATCTATTATCATGTCAGTTAATTAATAAGATACACTTTGTTTCAGAAATGTCAGTGCGGCCAATCAAGGATGCAACCATCAAAATCGTCCTATCGGcatcatttcaaaatttgatCGTAACTCGTCTATCTCGCTATACACAAATCCCTGGTTCCATTAAATGTGTTGTCCAAAACAAGCCAACCAAAAGTATTAAAACCGAGGAATTGTCATATAATGAATCAATACAGTTTACAACCGAAGAAATAGCTTacttgaaaaatgaaaatttggaaaacaCGTGCAAAGTTTTAGATTTGAATGTTAAAAGTGAAAGCGGTTTGAAGGTTGGTCGCAAAAGAACAAATGTTCAAACGATATCGTTAGCAGACCTCAAATGGTTAAACCAGGCCATGAGTCGTCTTCGAAACGACGATCCTACTGTTCCATATTTACACGAATTGATGCATGATTGCGAAATAATACTTCCTGAAAACGAAATCATGGAGCGAAATCCGGAActtgaagcacgttgtcagaaaCTTCGCAGACAACAGGAAGCTAAGCAATACGAGGCGATGACTCGAAACGTGGATAGCTTAAGAACACACCATCCGCAAGATACTATCTCTTTCCAAAGTTAGTTTTAGGTATGCATTATTTTTCGTTATACTTCTGTTATATATTTTCCAGTGAAACAAATCAACCGCCAGTTGATAGCAGTTGCTCAGTTTATATTTTCGGTAGCTGCTGGATTTGCATTTGGTTTTATTGGAATCGAATTAATTGTTGGACAACTGGATTTTGGTTTCCGGCTACTGCTTGGCATAATGATAGCACTTATTATTGCACTAGCCGAAATTTATTTCCTGGCGAAGAAATTAAACGAGGAGTACGATGTTTCCATGCATACACCACTACATACTGCTGGTAACGTCGAAAGAAAAGTTATGGAATCAATTCAAATTACTACTAAGAACAGTGTTTCGACAGAGAAATTACATAAGGATTAGGATGTGATACACTgacttttattaaaaaaatacttaagataatgaaattatttcagtttattTCGGGCGTATCTAAAAGCTTATTGCTTTTTCTTTTTAATAGGATGTATTGGATGTACCATTCCTGTCAAATCTGgtggatttttttcgaattcagCAATTTCGTTCATACCAGTTTCAGAGATTGTCCACAAGTCAGGAAATTGTTGCTTGAAATTCAAATACCATTTATTAACCAATGAATACTTGTTGATATTGAATCCAATTGCTTCTAGACACATTACAGATGTGATAAGTGGAAAATCAGCAATGGTTAAACAGTTTCCAGCAACAAATTGGGTGCCAAGGCGAGACATGTATGTTTCAAATGCTTCTAAAGCGATGTGCAGCTTTTTCAATCCCATTGGAGTGCGTTCATAATCAAAAAAGATCGGAGCCATTACGTAAGCGGAGATTTGCGGATATAGAAAAGCCGAGTTGAAACACAGACGATGGTTTACAAGAGCACGTTGCTTAGGTTCTTTAGGGTATAGTGAGTTGTCAGGAGCATGCTTATCACAAATGTACTGTAGAATTGCGTTACTCTCACTCAAGTAGAAACCTTCATCATCTAGAACAGGAATTTCCTTTTGTGGGTTCATCTGCAAATGAGAAAAAATCGTCTTTCAGTGAGAAAGTGctacataatttttttcttaatcagtctttttcaataCTACTGGTGAAACTCTGTGATTAGTTAAATAAATGATACGTGAAATGGGTTATTAGACTTATCTTTTAAAGTCAATCTTTCTCAAAAACAATTCGGGCTTGAAATAACCTTTAAcgtgtcaataaaatttcaaaattttaactgGAACAGTACCCGAGTTTTTAAACGTGATTAACTGCCGTAATATTAAATGTAATACCTAGATTTTTGCGCAATCGGATCAGAAATATTCATAATTGTTTTAATAATTTCGTAGAACATGTGATTATTACTATAAACAATGAAAGCTGTCACTAACCGTTTCGATACTGCTCGAGCGACGTATAAATTTTATTATcataaatacgtttatttaggcccaaatgcggtagcttaacgcggccgataattcattttttttaattacgtgGCACAGGTTAGTGGGGAAGAGACGCCGTATTTAGGgtcggcttgctcccctcttatgtacgtaaaggaaaaaggtaggaagtgggatacatattgtgtattGACATTGTCATTTGCTGGTTGagcattgtggcggatatgcacactttgttgtagtggttTCCaacctgtaatcgcaggggcgaggaagggtcgatatttcggataattattggcactctgatgctgtcatgatgttctctatatcatctgcatgtgaggtatgtcatgatgttctggatagacggttatcaagaagggtatgcatcgaagactcgtgaagcaatgtcatattgtagatacagagataggttggtgaggctctactgtgaatgagagaagggaaaatgtattaaacttggacatcaatag is part of the Topomyia yanbarensis strain Yona2022 chromosome 1, ASM3024719v1, whole genome shotgun sequence genome and encodes:
- the LOC131693233 gene encoding transmembrane protein 199, whose translation is MSGAEMSVRPIKDATIKIVLSASFQNLIVTRLSRYTQIPGSIKCVVQNKPTKSIKTEELSYNESIQFTTEEIAYLKNENLENTCKVLDLNVKSESGLKVGRKRTNVQTISLADLKWLNQAMSRLRNDDPTVPYLHELMHDCEIILPENEIMERNPELEARCQKLRRQQEAKQYEAMTRNVDSLRTHHPQDTISFQMKQINRQLIAVAQFIFSVAAGFAFGFIGIELIVGQLDFGFRLLLGIMIALIIALAEIYFLAKKLNEEYDVSMHTPLHTAGNVERKVMESIQITTKNSVSTEKLHKD
- the LOC131693498 gene encoding glutathione S-transferase 1-1 isoform X1, whose protein sequence is MMKLYAVSDGPPSLAVRMGLKALSLPYEHIAVDYGKGEHMTEDYAKMNPQKEIPVLDDEGFYLSESNAILQYICDKHAPDNSLYPKEPKQRALVNHRLCFNSAFLYPQISAYVMAPIFFDYERTPMGLKKLHIALEAFETYMSRLGTQFVAGNCLTIADFPLITSVMCLEAIGFNINKYSLVNKWYLNFKQQFPDLWTISETGMNEIAEFEKNPPDLTGMVHPIHPIKKKKQ
- the LOC131693498 gene encoding glutathione S-transferase 1-1 isoform X2, whose amino-acid sequence is MLLQSHTGSGTVLTQMNPQKEIPVLDDEGFYLSESNAILQYICDKHAPDNSLYPKEPKQRALVNHRLCFNSAFLYPQISAYVMAPIFFDYERTPMGLKKLHIALEAFETYMSRLGTQFVAGNCLTIADFPLITSVMCLEAIGFNINKYSLVNKWYLNFKQQFPDLWTISETGMNEIAEFEKNPPDLTGMVHPIHPIKKKKQ